The Actinomycetes bacterium genome includes the window ACCAAGCCCATTCCCGAGACCCTGGCGGGCGACTCCAACTACACGACGTTCGCAGGTCTCATCGAGAAGGCCGGCCTCACCTCGTTGCTCTCCGAGACCGGTCCGTTCACCACGTTTGCTCCCGACAACAAGGCCTTCGAGGCCCTGCCTGCCGGCGAGATGGAGGTCCTCGAGACCGACAACGACAAGCTCCGCCAGGTCGTGCAGTACCACATCACCGCCGGCGCACTGAAGGTGGCGGACCTGCCCGCCAGCATCCCCACACAGGACGGCCCCGACCTCACGGTGGAAGGCTCCGGTGACTCGGCCACCATCAACGGCGCCAAGATCATCAAGCCTGACTGGGAGGCCACCAACGGCATAATCCAAGGCATCGACATGGTCTTGGTGCCGCCGGGCCTCGACCTCACCGCCCCGCCGTCACAGAACGTGATGGAGGTGCTGTCCAACAATCCGAACTACTCGACACTTGCGAGCCTGCTGACCGATGCGGGCCTGTCCGAGACTCTCAGCTCGGCAGGTCCCTTCACGGTGTTCGCTCCCCAGAACACCGCCTTTGCGGCGCTGCCGCCCGAGCAGCTGCAGACGCTTCAGGACGATCCGCAGCTGCTGCGCACCGTCCTCAACTACCACGTCGTGGCCGGCAACCTGCCTTCCTCGGACCTCAAGACCGAGAGCCTCAACTCGGTCGAGGGCAGCAGCCTGAGCATCGTGGTGTCAGGTGACAAGGTGACCGTCAACAATGCCGAGGTCGTTGACCCGGACCTCGTGGCGAGCAACGGCGTTGTGCACGGGATCAACGCTGTGCTCGTGCCGCCGGGCGTGGACCTCAACCCGACCACCACGACTTCGGAGACGACATCCTCGACGACCAGCAGCACCACGTCGTCGACCACCTCGAGCACCACGTCGTCGACGACGTCGAGCACGACCACCACGACTCCGACCAGCTCTTCGAGCACCCCCTGACCTGACCATGCCGGCCGGGCCAAGCGGTCCGGCCGGCAAGGGATGTAATCTCCGCCCACGGCTAACCGGGGGCGACATGGCGACGAAGACGAAGATCGGGTTGTTGGCG containing:
- a CDS encoding fasciclin domain-containing protein, coding for MSNPPPAQQMPPALVGLPQMLQDGNLPLIQQALDNGDLAMLSQYLTGEQLREFEFSVRAGDVDAARAAVAGVEVPGVGVLWPGKRNPWPIVAIVVVVLALLGVGAWLLFGGDDETKPIPETLAGDSNYTTFAGLIEKAGLTSLLSETGPFTTFAPDNKAFEALPAGEMEVLETDNDKLRQVVQYHITAGALKVADLPASIPTQDGPDLTVEGSGDSATINGAKIIKPDWEATNGIIQGIDMVLVPPGLDLTAPPSQNVMEVLSNNPNYSTLASLLTDAGLSETLSSAGPFTVFAPQNTAFAALPPEQLQTLQDDPQLLRTVLNYHVVAGNLPSSDLKTESLNSVEGSSLSIVVSGDKVTVNNAEVVDPDLVASNGVVHGINAVLVPPGVDLNPTTTTSETTSSTTSSTTSSTTSSTTSSTTSSTTTTTPTSSSSTP